A genomic window from Sebastes fasciatus isolate fSebFas1 chromosome 7, fSebFas1.pri, whole genome shotgun sequence includes:
- the LOC141770612 gene encoding tripartite motif-containing protein 3-like isoform X2, whose protein sequence is MSVTMAKRETGSTSPVVRQIDKQFLVCSICLDHYHNPKVLPCLHTFCEKCLQNYIPPQSLTLSCPVCRQTSILPEKGVAALQNNFFITNLMEVLQRDPECSRPEACNVLESASAATACQPLSCPNHEGKVMEFYCESCETAMCLECTEGEHREHVTVPLRDVLEQHKSALKNQLDAVRNRLPQLTAAIELVNEISKQLTERKNDAVTEISNTFDELEKALHQRKTALITEVENICSTKQKVLQAQLTSLLQGKENIQSSCNFTEQALNHGSATEVLLVQKQMGERVSALARHTFPEQPHENGHLECQVETDGLRRSIQNLGVLITTGTVGHTSVATGEGLRHALVGQHTTVTVTTKDKDGDLVKTGNAVLRAKIIAADGACTEAEVADNKNGTYEVGYTIRSEGEYTFSLLLYEQPVRGSPYRLRAVKPSDVLQSPDDVKRRVKSPSGGGGHVRQKAVRRPSSMYSTTKKKENPIEDELIYRVGTRGRDKGEFTNLQGISTSSNGRIVVADSNNQCIQVFSNDGQFKMRFGVRGRSPGQLQRPTGVTVDVNGDIIVADYDNRWISIFSSDGKFKSKIGAGRLMGPKGVAVDKNGHIITVDNKACCVFIFQSNGKLVTKFGARGTSDRHFAGPHFVAVNNKNEIVVTDFHNHSVKVYNADGEFLFKFGSHGEGNGQFNAPTGVAVDANGNIIVADWGNSRIQVFDSSGSFLSYINTSADPLYGPQGLALTSDGHVAVADSGNHCFKVYRYLQ, encoded by the exons ATGTCCGTCACCATGGCTAAGCGTGAGACCGGCAGCACCAGCCCCGTGGTCCGGCAGATAGACAAGCAGTTCCTGGTCTGCAGCATTTGTTTGGATCATTATCACAACCCCAAGGTCCTGCCCTGCCTGCACACCTTCTGCGAGAA ATGTCTACAGAACTACATCCCTCCCCAGTCTTTGACTCTGTCCTGTCCAGTATGCAGACAGACCTCCATCTTGCCAGAGAAGGGTGTGGCAGCCCTGCAGAACAACTTCTTCATTACAAACCTAATGGAGGTGTTACAGCGGGACCCCGAGTGCAGCCGACCCGAGGCCTGTAATGTTCTGGAGTCAGCCAGCGCAGCTACAGCCTGTCAGCCCCTCTCTTGCCCCAACCACGAGGGCAAG GTGATGGAGTTTTACTGCGAGTCATGTGAAACAGCCATGTGTCTGGAGTGTACAGAGggagaacacagggaacatgtGACAGTTCCTCTGAGGGATGTGCTGGAACAGCATAAGTCAGCGCTAAAAAATCAGCTGGATGCTGTGCGCAACAG ACTACCTCAGCTGACGGCCGCCATCGAGCTTGTGAATGAGATCTCCAAGCAGCTCACAGAGCGGAAAAATGACGCGGTGACTGAGATCAGTAATACTTTCGACGAGCTGGAGAAGGCCTTACACCAGCGCAAGACTGCTCTCATTACTGAGGTGGAAAACATCTGCAGCACTAAGCAGAAG GTGCTTCAAGCCCAGCTGACCTCTTTGCTTCAGGGCAAAGAGAACATTCAGAGCAGCTGCAACTTCACAGAGCAGGCCCTGAACCACGGCAGCGCCACTGAGGTCCTGTTGGTCCAGAAGCAGATGGGAGAGCGGGTCAGTGCCCTGGCGCGACACACCTTCCCCGAGCAGCCCCACGAAAATGGACATCTGGAATGCCAGGTGGAGACTGATGGACTGAGACGCTCCATTCAGAACCTGGGAGTCCTGATCACAACAGGGACTGTAGGCCACACTAGCGTCGCCACCGGTGAAGGCCTGCGCCATGCACTGGTCGGCCAGCACACTACTGTCACAGTCACCACTAAAGACAAGGATGGAGACCTAGTGAAGACTGGTAATGCTGTTCTGAGGGCGAAGATTATCGCTGCAGACGGAGCGTGCACTGAAGCCGAGGTGGCGGACAACAAGAACGGCACCTACGAGGTCGGATACACCATCCGCTCGGAGGGAGAGTACACCTTCTCTTTGCTGCTGTACGAACAGCCTGTGAGGGGGAGTCCGTACCGCCTGCGTGCCGTCAAGCCGTCAGATGTCCTGCAGTCGCCGGACGACGTGAAGAGAAGAGTGAAGTCTccgagtggaggaggaggtcatGTTCGACAGAAGGCGGTGCGCAGACCCTCCAGCATGTACAGCACCACCAAGAAGAAGGAAAACCCAATAGAGGATGAGCTGATCTACAGAGTGG GAACAAGAGGGCGAGATAAAGGAGAATTCACTAACCTACAAGGCATCTCCACCTCCAGTAATGGACGGATTGTGGTGGCAGACAGCAACAACCAGTGTATACAG GTATTCTCAAATGATGGCCAGTTTAAGATGAGGTTTGGGGTCAGAGGTCGTTCACCGGGGCAGCTGCAGCGCCCCACGGGGGTCACAGTGGACGTGAACGGCGATATAATCGTAGCCGATTACGACAACAGGTGGATTAGCATCTTCTCCTCGGACGGAAAGTTCAAG AGCAAGATCGGTGCTGGAAGACTGATGGGACCCAAAGGTGTGGCTGTGGATAAGAATGGACATATCATCACGGTGGATAATAAGGCCTGCTGTGTCTTTATCTTCCAATCAAATGGGAAGCTGGTGACGAAGTTCGGAGCCAGAGGAACATCAGACAGACACTTTGCAG GTCCTCACTTTGTGGCCGTGaataacaaaaatgaaattGTGGTGACAGACTTTCATAACCATTCAGTCAAG GTGTACAATGCAGATGGGGAGTTCCTGTTTAAATTTGGCTCCCATGGAGAGGGGAACGGCCAGTTCAATGCTCCAACGGGCGTGGCCGTGGATGCCAATGGAAATATCATCGTTGCTGACTGGGGCAACAGTCGGATCCAG GTGTTCGACAGCTCAGGGTCCTTCCTGTCATACATCAACACATCAGCGGACCCCCTTTACGGCCCCCAGGGCCTGGCCCTCACGTCTGATGGTCATGTGGCGGTGGCGGACTCTGGGAACCACTGCTTCAAGGTCTACCGCTACCTGCAGTAG
- the LOC141770612 gene encoding tripartite motif-containing protein 3-like isoform X1, whose product MSVTMAKRETGSTSPVVRQIDKQFLVCSICLDHYHNPKVLPCLHTFCEKCLQNYIPPQSLTLSCPVCRQTSILPEKGVAALQNNFFITNLMEVLQRDPECSRPEACNVLESASAATACQPLSCPNHEGKVMEFYCESCETAMCLECTEGEHREHVTVPLRDVLEQHKSALKNQLDAVRNRLPQLTAAIELVNEISKQLTERKNDAVTEISNTFDELEKALHQRKTALITEVENICSTKQKVLQAQLTSLLQGKENIQSSCNFTEQALNHGSATEVLLVQKQMGERVSALARHTFPEQPHENGHLECQVETDGLRRSIQNLGVLITTGTVGHTSVATGEGLRHALVGQHTTVTVTTKDKDGDLVKTGNAVLRAKIIAADGACTEAEVADNKNGTYEVGYTIRSEGEYTFSLLLYEQPVRGSPYRLRAVKPSDVLQSPDDVKRRVKSPSGGGGHVRQKAVRRPSSMYSTTKKKENPIEDELIYRVGTRGRDKGEFTNLQGISTSSNGRIVVADSNNQCIQVFSNDGQFKMRFGVRGRSPGQLQRPTGVTVDVNGDIIVADYDNRWISIFSSDGKFKSKIGAGRLMGPKGVAVDKNGHIITVDNKACCVFIFQSNGKLVTKFGARGTSDRHFAEKSGANIALEQKLSKSGPVFSPHFVAVNNKNEIVVTDFHNHSVKVYNADGEFLFKFGSHGEGNGQFNAPTGVAVDANGNIIVADWGNSRIQVFDSSGSFLSYINTSADPLYGPQGLALTSDGHVAVADSGNHCFKVYRYLQ is encoded by the exons ATGTCCGTCACCATGGCTAAGCGTGAGACCGGCAGCACCAGCCCCGTGGTCCGGCAGATAGACAAGCAGTTCCTGGTCTGCAGCATTTGTTTGGATCATTATCACAACCCCAAGGTCCTGCCCTGCCTGCACACCTTCTGCGAGAA ATGTCTACAGAACTACATCCCTCCCCAGTCTTTGACTCTGTCCTGTCCAGTATGCAGACAGACCTCCATCTTGCCAGAGAAGGGTGTGGCAGCCCTGCAGAACAACTTCTTCATTACAAACCTAATGGAGGTGTTACAGCGGGACCCCGAGTGCAGCCGACCCGAGGCCTGTAATGTTCTGGAGTCAGCCAGCGCAGCTACAGCCTGTCAGCCCCTCTCTTGCCCCAACCACGAGGGCAAG GTGATGGAGTTTTACTGCGAGTCATGTGAAACAGCCATGTGTCTGGAGTGTACAGAGggagaacacagggaacatgtGACAGTTCCTCTGAGGGATGTGCTGGAACAGCATAAGTCAGCGCTAAAAAATCAGCTGGATGCTGTGCGCAACAG ACTACCTCAGCTGACGGCCGCCATCGAGCTTGTGAATGAGATCTCCAAGCAGCTCACAGAGCGGAAAAATGACGCGGTGACTGAGATCAGTAATACTTTCGACGAGCTGGAGAAGGCCTTACACCAGCGCAAGACTGCTCTCATTACTGAGGTGGAAAACATCTGCAGCACTAAGCAGAAG GTGCTTCAAGCCCAGCTGACCTCTTTGCTTCAGGGCAAAGAGAACATTCAGAGCAGCTGCAACTTCACAGAGCAGGCCCTGAACCACGGCAGCGCCACTGAGGTCCTGTTGGTCCAGAAGCAGATGGGAGAGCGGGTCAGTGCCCTGGCGCGACACACCTTCCCCGAGCAGCCCCACGAAAATGGACATCTGGAATGCCAGGTGGAGACTGATGGACTGAGACGCTCCATTCAGAACCTGGGAGTCCTGATCACAACAGGGACTGTAGGCCACACTAGCGTCGCCACCGGTGAAGGCCTGCGCCATGCACTGGTCGGCCAGCACACTACTGTCACAGTCACCACTAAAGACAAGGATGGAGACCTAGTGAAGACTGGTAATGCTGTTCTGAGGGCGAAGATTATCGCTGCAGACGGAGCGTGCACTGAAGCCGAGGTGGCGGACAACAAGAACGGCACCTACGAGGTCGGATACACCATCCGCTCGGAGGGAGAGTACACCTTCTCTTTGCTGCTGTACGAACAGCCTGTGAGGGGGAGTCCGTACCGCCTGCGTGCCGTCAAGCCGTCAGATGTCCTGCAGTCGCCGGACGACGTGAAGAGAAGAGTGAAGTCTccgagtggaggaggaggtcatGTTCGACAGAAGGCGGTGCGCAGACCCTCCAGCATGTACAGCACCACCAAGAAGAAGGAAAACCCAATAGAGGATGAGCTGATCTACAGAGTGG GAACAAGAGGGCGAGATAAAGGAGAATTCACTAACCTACAAGGCATCTCCACCTCCAGTAATGGACGGATTGTGGTGGCAGACAGCAACAACCAGTGTATACAG GTATTCTCAAATGATGGCCAGTTTAAGATGAGGTTTGGGGTCAGAGGTCGTTCACCGGGGCAGCTGCAGCGCCCCACGGGGGTCACAGTGGACGTGAACGGCGATATAATCGTAGCCGATTACGACAACAGGTGGATTAGCATCTTCTCCTCGGACGGAAAGTTCAAG AGCAAGATCGGTGCTGGAAGACTGATGGGACCCAAAGGTGTGGCTGTGGATAAGAATGGACATATCATCACGGTGGATAATAAGGCCTGCTGTGTCTTTATCTTCCAATCAAATGGGAAGCTGGTGACGAAGTTCGGAGCCAGAGGAACATCAGACAGACACTTTGCAG aaAAAAGTGGTGCAAACATTGCACTGGAACAAAAGCTTAGTAAATCTGGCCCTGTTTTCA GTCCTCACTTTGTGGCCGTGaataacaaaaatgaaattGTGGTGACAGACTTTCATAACCATTCAGTCAAG GTGTACAATGCAGATGGGGAGTTCCTGTTTAAATTTGGCTCCCATGGAGAGGGGAACGGCCAGTTCAATGCTCCAACGGGCGTGGCCGTGGATGCCAATGGAAATATCATCGTTGCTGACTGGGGCAACAGTCGGATCCAG GTGTTCGACAGCTCAGGGTCCTTCCTGTCATACATCAACACATCAGCGGACCCCCTTTACGGCCCCCAGGGCCTGGCCCTCACGTCTGATGGTCATGTGGCGGTGGCGGACTCTGGGAACCACTGCTTCAAGGTCTACCGCTACCTGCAGTAG